The genomic segment CGGGGCGGGAGACTCCCTCCTTTCACAACGTTAACTGGTTCGATCTAAAGGAGCCCATATGTCAGAGAACACCAAAGCGTCCATCGAGAAGTTCACCCCGGATATCGAATCCAAGCACGGTGAGGGTTTGACTCGAGAAGTAGTGCAGTTCATTCGCGACATTGACTACGATTCGCTGCCTGCTGAGTTGATCGAAGTCGGTAAGAAGTCGATCCTTGACGGGATTGGCCTGGCGCTGTCTGGGTCGGTTGCTGAGTCGGGTCGTATCGTGCAGCAATATCTGAAGGGCCAGGGCGTATCCGGCGAGGCTACCGTGATCGGTACTGGCATGCGCGTGCCGGAGCGCTTCGCGGCCTTTGCTAACGGTGTGGGTATCCACGCCGACGATTACGATGACACCCAGCTCGCAGTAGGGCCAGATCGCGTTTATGGTTTGCTGACGCACCCGACTGCGCCCTGCCTGCCGGCAGCCCTTGCGATTGCCGAAACCCAGGACATGAGTGGCAAGGATCTGATGCTGGCCTATCATATTGGGGTTGAGGTCGAGACCAAGGTCGCTGAAGCGATTTCGCCACGCCACTATCAGCATGGTTTTCATGCCACTGCTACATGCGGCACCTTGGCCGCGGCTTCTGCTGCTGCACGCTTGCTGGACCTCGACGAGGAAACTACGCTTCGTGCATTGGCAATTGCCGCCAGCCAGTCGGCAGGCTTGCGCGAGAATTTTGGCACTATGACCAAGCCATTCCACGCTGGTCGATCGTCTGAGTCGGGTGTGGTGGCTACCGATTTTGCACGTGCAGGCTGGACTGCCACTGACAAGATCCTTGAGTCGCCGCGCGGCTTCTTCCAGGCACATGGTGGTGGTTACATGCTTGAAGCGATCTCGGGCAAGCTTGGCTCGCCATGGACCTTCCTTGAACCGGGCGTATCCATCAAGCCGAACCCCTCTGGCTCGCTGACCCACCCGGGTATGACTAAAATGATGGAGCTGATCCTTGAGCATGACATCAAGCCTGATCAGGTTGATTACGTCGATGTGGGCACCAATCACAACATGCCCAACGCGCTGATTCACCATCGCCCTAAGAACGAGCTGCAAGCTAAGTTTTCCATGGAGTTTTGCATGGCGATTTTGCTGCTTGAGCGCCGTGGCAGTCTGCCGGAATTTACCGATGAGGTTGTCAATCGTGACGACGTGCAGGAGATGATCGGTCGTGTTCATTTTGGTGTGCATCCAGAGGCTGAGGCCGCGGGCTACGACAAGATGACCACCATCATCGACATCCATCTCAAGGATGGCCGCACCATCTCTGGCCGCGCCGATTTTGGAAAGGGTAGCCCGGCCAATCCGATGAGCTACGACGAAGCTGCTGAAAAGTTCCGCGGATGTGCCGAGTTCGCCGGCTGGAGCGAAGAGAAGACTGAGGCGCTGATTGAGGCGGTGCGCAACCTAGAGTCACTCTCCTCGGTGCGCGAACTGACCAAACTGATGAGCGCTTGAGCTTCACCGAAGTGCTGAACTACGACTGTCCCGGTGCCGTGGTCCCGGGCAGTCGTTTTGCTGTGAACGAAACGAGAGGCGAATCATGAGCTGGACCTTGGACCTGCAGGGGCATACTGCCGTGGTAACCGGTGGGACACGCAACATCGGGTTAGCAATTGCCCAAGGCCTGCGGCATCACGGCGCCAGGGTATGCATTGTCGGCGGCGCTGACCGCGCGGCGCTGGACCGGGCGCTGGAAGTGCTTGGTGGCGAAAGCAATGCCGTTTCTGGGCTATTGGCTTCGGTCGACAATGAACGCGATGTGGAGGCTATCTTTGACCATGCAGAGGCACGACTCGGTACAGCTTCGATACTAATCAATGGAGCGGCTAGCCGACCGCACAACGTACTGGTAGACATCACCCGTGAGCAATGGCAGCAGGTAATCGACGTAATCTTGACAGGGGCTTTCCTGACCGCGCAGCAGTTTTTCCGTCGCTTGCCGGAGGGGCGCCAGGGGGCGATCGTCAATCTCGGTGGATTGAGCGCCCACGTGCCCAAGGTCGAGCGTCCCCATGTGATAGCCGCCAAGGCTGGCCTGATTGGACTGACACGAGCTCTGGCCGAGGAGGGCGTTGGGCGGATTCGTGCCAATTGCGTGGTGCCAGGCACCATCGAGACCGAGCGCAAGCCCGGTCAATCCAACCCTACCGCAGCCGAGACCGGCAAGAGGCGGCCTGTGGGCAGCAGTGAGGACGTGGCACGTCTAGTGTTGCCGTTTACCGACCCGCGAGACTACTACGTCACGGGCCAGACAGTGCACGTTAACGGCGGTCGGTTCATGCCGTGATTGCTACACGTGCGCTAATTGTTGCCGGGGTGCTAGTGTTAGCGCTGACTGCGGGCTACCAAGGTGCGGTAGTTGGGGTCCCTTTGCCATGGATCCTCGGCCCGATGCTGATCAGCGCACTGGCGGCACTGACCGGCCACGCCTTGCCTGAGCCCAAGGCGGTGCGCCAATGGGCTCAGGTGGTGCTGGGTGCGGCGATTGGCCAGAGCTTTACTATTGCAATTCTGGTCTCGCTGACCTGGCTGATACCGTGGATGGTGCTGTTTTCGCTCTGGTCATTGGTGATGTCGGCGCTGGGTTCATTGCTGCTGGCGCGCTGGGCTCGGCTGGATCGACATACCGCACTGCTCGCCAACCTGCCCGGTGGGGTGGCGGAAATGGCCTTCCTTGGCGGTAAGGCAGAGGGTGCCAGCACCGCCATTGCACTAGTGCAGGCGCTGCGGCTGAGCTCGCTGGTGTTGATCTTGCCGCTTGCGATGGCGCTATTTCTTGATGAGACCTCAAGCCCGCAAGCGGTGCCGTTGGCTGGAGGCGCGCTGGGCCTGGGTACATTGGTCGTGCTGGGCTTTGGGTTCTTGCTGGGGTGGAGCATCGATCGTTTGGGAGTCCGAAATGCTTTCATCGTCGGGG from the Halomonas sp. 1513 genome contains:
- a CDS encoding MmgE/PrpD family protein; protein product: MEKFTPDIESKHGEGLTREVVQFIRDIDYDSLPAELIEVGKKSILDGIGLALSGSVAESGRIVQQYLKGQGVSGEATVIGTGMRVPERFAAFANGVGIHADDYDDTQLAVGPDRVYGLLTHPTAPCLPAALAIAETQDMSGKDLMLAYHIGVEVETKVAEAISPRHYQHGFHATATCGTLAAASAAARLLDLDEETTLRALAIAASQSAGLRENFGTMTKPFHAGRSSESGVVATDFARAGWTATDKILESPRGFFQAHGGGYMLEAISGKLGSPWTFLEPGVSIKPNPSGSLTHPGMTKMMELILEHDIKPDQVDYVDVGTNHNMPNALIHHRPKNELQAKFSMEFCMAILLLERRGSLPEFTDEVVNRDDVQEMIGRVHFGVHPEAEAAGYDKMTTIIDIHLKDGRTISGRADFGKGSPANPMSYDEAAEKFRGCAEFAGWSEEKTEALIEAVRNLESLSSVRELTKLMSA